From Apium graveolens cultivar Ventura chromosome 9, ASM990537v1, whole genome shotgun sequence, the proteins below share one genomic window:
- the LOC141686987 gene encoding methyl-CpG-binding domain-containing protein 9-like isoform X1 → MSCRATHTHTLDLATIQTRLMDHTDSTHLISQLTRPFQNINLHDSSSPLTRDSLSLVQSFHSNLINFPGAPATLPAGAIDCAACRSSIIENERGGFLVCDGCELGFHVDCIGMRGREVMVDEWLCCECSNKEVARFRVSEKGEKRYRKNKNKNKLVDVDEDELFHGDGEGEDSRFSRRGFYSFFHRFSRKHNPCDNTFCGNPFGVPVPSSRLLHSMRKKMCLESLREFICRSCGGVLEEGWSVEFKNSRSKDELDVLYCAPDGKKFESMLEVAHYLGLTPTADTTGCERRIYEFDVSVSGPLDRKRRNTERLLPMNADTRGEEDVMHNVNKDQFSGNKNAVIVGESVYCTKVMDANSEETSGSTFREYNDGYPVQYEDFFIISAGQINCRPSYYNANEIWPIGYKSCWHDKVTGSLFMCEVLDGGDSGPVFKVKRDSCSRLPVPVGSTVLYKSNLGQLAGQHDENNFQHDENNFCLDVDYSILMMLSDPSPQEHDLLSCLGNTICSNNQTSEGRFFETSPCEGKPKHVLIDRVLPDVIGEISVEERSSFLAWQKVCEKLVDVCQNVFTRTGTFEFFCKHAAEATCLSNWDIKDQKLDESVDPLTKLCGLIRSADIPSIIKDRKAFEVTSELLSKWLDQDRFGLNVEFVQELLEPNLGAIACHEYVRLKERVTCSSSLTIGNGFLLAKTKDGVDLTSEKPIDDSTESCQTSNILAVNDHIMDDNFFPPGKPVSSRLPPLLLSDALQVQEFLTRFYEILELKDLFSFEELEKELISPWFDGFDPEIFQGVSEKCLDISSHKTALKSGPAVLDKDSLAVLHRKAVKTKEPQDQLPSIALNRCNSFVLTKIHCSLIRVLIGELQSKVAAIEKDADCWKLVMRTENLESSIGELKSKRGRKKDLDADCRISELRTKMNILPLNELTWPELVRRYILSICSLGGRINSADITTCESRNIFRCLQGDGGVFCGSPTGVAGIEADTAFLAEAIENIFGSFIREHDTIAVDDVKYQDISERVDVEDFELPDWAKVLEPVRKLPTNVGARIRRCINEALDKSPPEWAKKVLEHSISKGVYKGNASGPTKKAVITVLADLQSAGFQQKPGKEQKKRYISISDIIMQRCRNILRRLAAHDDSKNLYDLLGRTLMNISCGEDDGLRSSPAIVPRPLDFRTIDLKLAAGAYGGSHEAFLEDIQEFWANVHIASKDKPDQIRLVEMLSQNFDSMYQTEVLTQFQKLEKCKQSEFASIEALKEIDEMLGSPNEILKAPWEEGVCKVCGIDRDDDNVLLCDKCDAEYHKYCLDPPLAVIPEENWFCPSCEAGTSITRRAPDTWSNLLHSRKYQGEFTGAHLDFLAHLASDMEEREYWELGVCQRSHLLTFLCDEMLSSALVRQQIDQSTETSTRLLQDLRATFAELKSLKCKEASLEAKVASNRDQTNAPCYTPDLASSEDLQGLSSSLATGNANVSSSSPIVFSNNSKSESSELAAVRTQILLLNNLISSRYSQFLKVSMRREFLGSDSSGRLYWVLADSGTEPSLVRNGQIISTSFVEAVSPPFPCELGDNKGCPKWVSYKTDAEIKKLLHHLQDNNPRERELKESILQWEILVTRGNQLSESQHLEGPQMTSSLGNCKNVTSSNSLCTMATSLLEDKYGPCLALESSELCNISMKKAKGIVLQNMHRCDCLEPIWPSRLHCYSCHRTFLTDVEFDGHNDAKCSKALPAPDNLECREISEGKSMISALEQTGYRHEMNSVSSSRSGLLRLSSSSIIHQNDKSVCPFDYEDICSKFAINESNKELVKDIGLIGSNGIPMFVPSISPQISDSVAVLLSKEAAVEADRLSSDVQHTCLQDKTTFNGNSSNDFPNNPLQCDVKHQDGKVSLHCGAPLCKVWNCCIVPEPSLRPLIGRAGYILRQLKINLLDMDAALPEEAIRPSRSKLERRWAWRSYVKSAERIYEMAQATVALEDMIKSEYLKCTWWYWSSLTMAAKISTLSSLALRIYSLDAAIYYNKTSCSDSFQKRISSKKRKERET, encoded by the exons ATGTCATGTAGggcaacacacacacacaccctTGACCTGGCCACTATTCAAACTCGCCTTATGGACCACACCGATTCGACTCACTTAATATCCCAACTAACTCGTCCTTTTCAGAACATCAATCTCCATGACTCATCCTCTCCTCTCACTCGTGACTCGCTCTCACTCGTCCAATCCTTCCACTCCAATCTCATCAATTTCCCCGGCGCTCCGGCGACGCTTCCCGCCGGCGCAATTGACTGCGCGGCATGTCGATCATCGATTATCGAAAACGAAAGAGGCGGCTTTTTGGTGTGCGATGGATGTGAGTTAGGGTTTCATGTTGATTGTATCGGAATGCGAGGACGTGAGGTGATGGTTGATGAGTGGTTGTGTTGTGAGTGTAGTAACAAGGAAGTTGCGAGGTTTAGAGTAAGCGAGAAAGGCGAAAAGCGGTATcggaagaataagaataagaataagcTGGTGGATGTGGATGAGGATGAATTGTTTCACGGTGATGGTGAAGGTGAGGACTCTCGGTTTTCGAG GCGAGGTTTTTATTCATTCTTTCATCGTTTTTCCAG AAAGCACAACCCTTGTGATAATACTTTTTGTGGCAATCCATTTGGTGTGCCAGTGCCATCTTCAAGATTGTTGCACAGTATGAGAAAAAAGATGTGTTTGGAGTCACTTAGGGAATTTATTTGTCGAAGTTGTGGTGGAGTTTTAGAGGAAGGTTGGAGTGTCGAGTTTAAGAATTCTAGGAGCAAAGATGAGTTGGATGTATTATACTGTGCTCCAGATGGGAAGAAATTTGAATCAATGTTAGAAGTCGCTCATTATCTTGGGCTTACCCCCACTGCTGACACTACAGGGTGTGAAAGAAGAATATATGAATTTGATGTTTCAGTGTCAGGGCCATTAGATCGTAAAAGAAGAAATACAGAAAGGCTTTTACCAATGAATGCTGATACAAGAGGTGAAGAAGATGTGATGCATAACGTAAATAAGGATCAGTTCTCTGGCAATAAGAATGCAGTTATTGTTGGTGAATCTGTATACTGCACGAAAGTCATGGATGCAAATTCTGAGGAAACTAGTGGAAGTACATTTAGAGAGTATAAT GATGGATATCCGGTTCAATATGAAGATTTTTTCATTATCTCGGCAGGACAAATTAATTGCAGACCATCTTATTATAATGCTAATGAGATATGGCCTATTGGCTATAAATCTTGTTGGCATGATAAGGTTACTGGCTCACTTTTTATGTGCGAAGTGTTGGATGGTGGTGATTCCGGGCCTGTTTTCAAAGTCAAAAGGGATTCATGTTCTCGGTTGCCAGTTCCAGTTGGCTCAACTGTCCTTTACAAGTCCAACCTGGGCCAGCTTGCTGGTCAGCATGACGAAAATAACTTTCAGCATGACGAAAATAACTTTTGTCTGGATGTGGATTATAGTATTCTGATGATGCTCTCTGATCCTTCACCACAAGAACATGATCTTTTGTCCTGTCTTGGCAATACTATCTGCTCGAATAATCAGACATCAGAAGGCCGGTTCTTTGAAACGAGTCCATGTGAAGGAAAACCTAAACATGTTTTAATTGACAGAGTGCTTCCGGATGTAATTGGTGAAATTTCAGTTGAAGAGCGTTCATCATTTCTAGCATGGCAAAAGGTTTGTGAAAAACTTGTTGATGTTTGCCAGAATGTCTTCACCCGAACCGGGACTTTTGAGTTCTTCTGCAAACATGCGGCTGAAGCAACATGCTTGTCCAACTGGGACATTAAGGACCAAAAACTCGACGAGAGTGTTGATCCTCTAACCAAACTTTGTGGTTTGATTAGATCAGCTGATATTCCTTCTATTATTAAGGATCGGAAAGCTTTTGAGGTTACATCTGAATTATTATCAAAATGGCTTGACCAGGACAGATTTGGACTGAATGTAGAATTTGTGCAAGAACTCTTAGAACCGAATCTTGGTGCTATAGCATGTCATGAGTATGTCAGGTTGAAAGAAAGAGTAACTTGTTCATCATCGTTAACAATCGGTAATGGGTTCTTACTAGCTAAGACAAAAGACGGAGTTGACCTCACAAGTGAGAAACCGATAGATGATTCAACTGAAAGCTGCCAAACGTCCAATATCCTAGCGGTTAATGATCATATTATGGATGATAACTTCTTCCCTCCGGGAAAGCCTGTTAGCTCAAGACTTCCTCCTCTACTTCTGAGTGATGCACTTCAG GTACAGGAGTTTCTTACTCGTTTTTATGAAATTCTGGAGTTGAAAGATCTATTTTCATTTGAAGAACTTGAAAAGGAACTTATCAGTCCGTGGTTTGATGGTTTCGACCCTGAGATATTTCAAGGAGTATCCGAGAAATGCCTAGATATCTCCTCACATAAAACTGCCTTAAAATCTGGTCCAGCAGTGTTAGATAAAGATTCACTTGCAGTGCTACACAGGAAGGCAGTAAAAACAAAAGAACCCCAAGATCAACTACCATCTATTGCTCTCAACAGGTGCAACAGTTTTGTGTTGACTAAGATCCACTGCTCTTTAATAAGAGTGCTTATAGGTGAGCTGCAGTCAAAGGTGGCTGCAATTGAGAAAGATGCAGACTGCTGGAAATTGGTGATGCGGACTGAAAATTTAGAATCAAGTATCGGTGAGTTGAAATCCAAGCGTGGCAGAAAGAAAGATTTAGACGCAGACTGCAGGATATCTGAATTGAGAACTAAAATGAATATACTTCCGCTTAATGAATTAACTTGGCCAGAGTTGGTCCGAAGATATATTTTGTCCATCTGTTCTCTGGGTGGAAGAATCAATTCTGCAGATATTACCACCTGTGAAAGTAGAAACATATTTCGCTGTTTACAAGGTGATGGCGGGGTGTTCTGTGGCTCACCTACTGGAGTTGCAGGGATAGAAGCAGATACAGCG TTCCTTGCAGAAGCTATAGAGAATATATTTGGCtctttcattagagagcatgATACCATTGCTGTAGATGATGTGAAATATCAAGATATTTCAGAAAGGGTGGATGTAGAGGATTTTGAACTCCCAGACTGGGCCAAAGTTTTGGAACCTGTCAGGAAGTTGCCCACGAATGTGGGAGCCAGAATAAGAAGATGCATAAATGAGGCATTGGATAAAAGTCCACCTGAATGGGCGAAGAAAGTACTGGAGCATTCAATCAGCAAGGGAGTTTACAAGGGCAATGCATCTGGGCCTACCAAG AAAGCTGTTATTACGGTGCTGGCAGACTTGCAGAGTGCAGGTTTTCAGCAGAAACCTGGTAAAGAACAGAAGAAAAGGTACATATCCATATCCGACATCATTATGCAACGATGTCGTAATATCTTACGCCGCTTGGCTGCTCATGATGATTCAAAAAATCTCTACGACTTGCTGGGAAGGacattaatgaatattagttgcGGTGAAGATGACGGGCTTCGTAGTTCTCCCGCTATTGTGCCACGCCCTCTTGATTTCAGGACTATTGACTTGAAATTGGCAGCTGGGGCTTATGGTGGTTCACACGAAGCATTTCTTGAGGATATTCAAGAG TTTTGGGCCAATGTACATATTGCTTCCAAGGACAAGCCTGATCAAATTAGATTGGTTGAGATGTTGTCCCAGAATTTTGATTCAATGTATCAAACAGAG GTTCTCACCCAGTTTCAGAAGTTGGAGAAGTGTAAACAATCAGAATTTGCAAGTATAGAGGCCCTAAAAGAGATAGATGAAATGCTTGGTTCTCCTAATGAGATTCTTAAAGCCCCATGGGAAGAAGGGGTATGCAAAGTTTGCGGAATTGATAGAGATGATGACAATGTTCTACTCTGTGACAAGTGCGATGCGGAGTATCATAAATACTGCTTAGATCCTCCACTTGCAGTAATTCCTGAAGAAAACTGGTTTTGTCCTTCTTGTGAGGCCGGGACATCCATAACTCGAAGGGCACCTGATACTTGGTCGAATCTTCTTCACAGTAGAAAGTATCAGGGAGAATTCACCGGTGCACACTTGGATTTCCTTGCACATCTAGCATctgatatggaagaaagagaaTATTGGGAATTGGGAGTTTGCCAG AGATCCCACCTGTTGACATTTCTGTGTGATGAAATGTTAAGCTCGGCCCTTGTCAGGCAACAAATTGACCAAAGCACAGAAACATCAACTAGATTATTGCAGGATTTGCGTGCTACCTTTGCTGAATTAAaaagcctgaaatgcaaagaAGCGAGCTTGGAGGCAAAAGTTGCGTCTAATAGAGATCAAACTAATGCTCCATGTTATACTCCTGATTTGGCATCTTCTGAAGATCTGCAAGGCCTTTCTTCTTCTCTTGCCACAGGGAATGCTAATGTCAGTTCAAGTTCTCCCATTGTGTTTTCCAATAACTCCAAATCAGAAAGCTCTGAGTTAGCAGCAGTTAGGACCCAAATATTACTACTAAACAACTTAATTTCTAGTCGATATTCACAGTTTCTGAAGGTGTCAATGCGGAGAGAATTTTTGGGTAGTGATTCTTCTGGCAGATTGTACTGGGTTTTAGCAGATTCAGGTACCGAACCTTCACTTGTGCGGAATGGACAAATTATATCTACCAGTTTCGTAGAGGCTGTTTCACCTCCTTTTCCATGTGAACTTGGTGATAACAAGGGCTGTCCTAAATGGGTTTCTTACAAAACTGATGCAGAAATTAAAAAGCTTTTGCACCATTTACAGGATAATAATCCAAGAGAAAGAGAGTTGAAAGAATCCATTCTGCAGTGGGAAATTTTAGTGACCCGAGGCAATCAACTATCTGAGAGCCAACATTTGGAGGGTCCACAAATGACTTCAAGTTTGGGAAACTGTAAAAATGTTACATCTTCGAACTCCCTTTGTACTATGGCTACCAGTTTGCTAGAGGATAAATATGGTCCATGCCTAGCACTGGAGTCATCCGAGCTTTGTAATATAAGCATGAAAAAGGCAAAAGGAATTGTCCTGCAGAATATGCATAGATGTGATTGTTTAGAACCTATATGGCCATCTAGACTTCATTGTTATTCATGCCACAGAACTTTCTTGACAGATGTAGAATTTGATGGACATAATGATGCTAAATGCAGCAAAGCTCTACCAGCGCCTGATAACTTGGAGTGTCGTGAAATATCTGAGGGTAAAAGCATGATATCTGCTCTTGAACAGACAGGGTACAGACATGAGATGAATAGTGTTTCTTCATCAAGAAGTGGGCTTTTACGACTCTCTTCAAGTTCTATTATTCATCAGAATGACAAGTCAGTCTGTCCATTTGATTATGAAGATATTTGTTCTAAATTTGCGATAAATGAATCAAACAAGGAACTTGTGAAAGACATAGGTCTTATCGGCTCGAATGGAATTCCGATGTTTGTTCCATCTATTTCTCCTCAAATTAGTGATTCTGTGGCTGTTCTACTTTCCAAAGAGGCTGCAGTTGAAGCTGATAGGCTTTCTAGTGATGTGCAACATACTTGTTTGCAAGACAAGACGACATTTAATGGTAATAGTAGCAATGATTTTCCTAATAATCCTCTGCAGTGTGATGTTAAGCATCAAGATGGGAAAGTATCACTGCACTGTGGTGCTCCCCTGTGCAAGGTATGGAATTGCTGCATTGTCCCAGAACCCTCGCTAAGGCCATTGATAGGCAGAGCTGGTTATATCCTAAGACAACTCAAGATCAACCTACTGGACATGGACGCTGCCCTTCCTGAAGAGGCAATAAGACCTTCAAGGAGTAAGTTGGAACGCAGATGGGCTTGGCGCAGCTATGTTAAATCAGCAGAAAGAATATACGAG ATGGCGCAAGCAACAGTAGCATTGGAGGATATGATAAAATCAGAGTACTTAAAATGTACATGGTGGTACTGGTCGTCACTAACCATGGCTGCCAAAATATCAACACTATCATCCCTTGCACTACGTATCTACTCCCTGGATGCAGCCATCTACTACAATAAGACTTCTTGTTCAGACAGCTTCCAGAAAAGGatatcaagcaagaaaagaaaggAACGGGAGACTTGA